One Halichondria panicea chromosome 6, odHalPani1.1, whole genome shotgun sequence genomic window carries:
- the LOC135337331 gene encoding uncharacterized protein LOC135337331: MASDKKAIGSVSLHEYLELSILRPAVIEQLRKWVDNSTSISVLVSGKTGTGKSTLINGIIGKCVTKEGHKLSRETSQVNKHQLKVQEVNVNIFDTPGLEDKTQQDATYTEEMQKVCNDVDLFLYCIKMSEMRFFEGCDDAIAMNRLTKALGDQLWVNGMFVLTFANDLVSMAEDRDENVPEYFQKKYVQMAKELRAFLQDIVKLPAGIVTNVPIVCAGCAKKPKLPSITPEHLEASVHTDTHWLSFLWIKALRRTKPSAQPAMIKVNLHRLSENKEYSIEEMRDSTCEIIEMQPIMLGQQGAEIMKGLGEGGEKIGKVIGEDAGRRSGEHIALAYNLNLLLGLLIDLTSNLLD; this comes from the coding sequence ATGGCATCTGACAAGAAAGCAATTGGTTCGGTCTCTCTTCACGAGTATCTCGAACTTTCAATTTTAAGACCAGCAGTCATTGAGCAACTTCGAAAATGGGTAGACAATAGTACTTCTATTAGCGTTCTTGTTTCAGGAAAAACAGGAACAGGAAAGTCTACTTTAATCAATGGCATCATTGGAAAGTGTGTAACCAAAGAAGGTCACAAGCTCAGTCGTGAAACAAGCCAAGTCAACAAGCACCAGTTGAAAGTACAGGAAGTGAATGTTAATATTTTTGATACTCCAGGTTTGGAGGATAAAACTCAACAAGATGCGACCTATACTGAAGAAATGCAAAAAGTATGCAATGATGTTGACTTGTTCCTCTACTGTATCAAGATGTCCGAAATGCGCTTTTTCGAAGGTTGTGATGATGCTATAGCAATGAATCGATTGACTAAAGCTTTAGGTGATCAACTTTGGGTGAATGGTATGTTTGTTTTGACCTTTGCAAATGATTTAGTTTCGATGGCAGAAGATAGAGATGAAAATGTCCCTGAATATTTTCAGAAGAAGTACGTGCAAATGGCAAAAGAATTACGTGCGTTTTTGCAAGATATAGTGAAATTGCCAGCAGGAATTGTAACAAATGTCCCAATAGTTTGCGCCGGTTGTGCAAAGAAACCAAAACTGCCGAGCATCACACCTGAACATCTCGAAGCTTCTGTTCATACCGATACACATTGGCTCAGCTTTCTTTGGATAAAAGCTCTACGTAGAACCAAGCCGAGTGCACAGCCAGCAATGATAAAAGTAAATCTCCACAGATTGTCAGAAAACAAGGAATATTCGATTGAAGAAATGCGTGACTCCACTTGCGAAATTATCGAGATGCAGCCTATAATGCTTGGTCAACAAGGAGCAGAGATAATGAAGGGCCTTGGTGAAGGCGGGGAGAAAATTGGGAAAGTGATTGGTGAGGATGCTGGTAGGCGTTCTGGTGAGCATATTGCTCTTGCATATAACCTTAATTTGCTTTTGGGTCTTTTGATTGATCTGACCAGCAATTTACTCGATTGA
- the LOC135337329 gene encoding uncharacterized protein LOC135337329 isoform X2 encodes MIVMYNVTCPSNHVAFFNITDMILEEPNCPVGLQQRCVDYVQVVHGENGALRRYESCGTNPREFLILEGNFQVIFRTSNNNRFPGFKAVVICMEKDAGGTGRRKRCATEDVVKTKYLPQTEEQRFLVYDLTTAFFEQPLENPEERLCDEMLNPPPFDPLNLPVNDTEDDDFNLPQCPRTTTISRTTCNYSERRLSMALANRDSPNLLVRTVVDAVLSCVHRQRNSYGDPPQCLLSREEEFPCTPRNPRNTRMPNANEIGNYTTRVQAGSSGRPRCHIRSRQHMIRPIPILGGDERIKFIFSPEIRLDLTENRQQYVLYNISCPEGHLAFFNMTNIQLKEANCFNPEQNRMVCQDYVLIIRPGSGNSTESCGNTIINQNQNQLEQGTMSILFKTSTSNILSGFKATVICFRREDADQPGCTRPRQHDSERTTLSPRRKRRNLSEFGIMPNPEEMVVIGNLTKAKSALVTEDSNTQLGEEPVCSDLLADLNLQPIPGVTTSPNCIQRQKRREKIVLISDMLEDSAIFTAIENENACNPVLRTLAEATIALVYRENPQRLAQLRKKIAANCTL; translated from the exons AGAGTTGTGGCACTAACCCCAGAGAGTTCCTTATCCTTGAAG GTAATTTTCAAGTCATCTTCCGCACCAGTAACAACAACCGGTTCCCAGGGTTCAAAGCCGTTGTCATTTGTATGGAAAAAGACG CTGGCGGCACTGGTAGACGAAAGAGATGCGCCACCGAAGATGTTGTGAAAACTAAGTATCTACCTCAAACGGAGGAGCAGAGATTCCTTGTGTACGACCTAACCACGGCCTTCTTTGAACAACCACTGGAGAATCCTGAGGAGCGTCTGTGTGATGAGATGCTCAATCCGCCACCCTTTGACCCTCTCAATCTTCCCGTCAATGACACGGAGGACGATGATTTCAACCTCCCACAGTGTCCAAGAACAACCACCATTTCCAGAACGACTTGCA ACTACAGTGAAAGGAGGCTGAGTATGGCACTGGCTAACAGGGACTCTCCCAACCTTCTAGTGAGAACAGTAGTGGATGCAGTTCTCTCGTGTGTCCATAG GCAGAGGAATTCTTATGGGGATCCACCCCAGTGTCTGTTGAGTAGAGAGGAAGAGTTTCCATGCACACCAAGAAATCCCAGGAATACAAGAATGCCTAATGCAAA tgaaatcGGGAACTACACGACTCGAGTACAAGCAGGAAGTTCCGGACGCCCCAGATGCCATATACGGAGCAGACAACATATGATTCGACCAATTCCAATACTCGGTGGAGATGAGAGGATAAAGTTTATTTTCTCCCCGGAAATTAGACTTGATCTAACAGAAAA CCGTCAACAATACGTTCTGTACAACATCAGCTGCCCGGAGGGACACCTGGCATTCTTCAACATGACTAACATTCAGCTGAAAGAGGCAAACTGCTTCAACCCGGAACAAAATCGGATGGT GTGTCAGGATTATGTGCTCATAATCAGACCTGGTTCTGGTAATAGTACTGAAAGTTGTGGAAATACAATAATAAATCAAAACCAGAATCAACTGGAGCAAG gtaCAATGAGCATTTTGTTCAAAACCAGTACGTCGAATATATTATCTGGATTTAAAGCCACTGTCATCTGTTTCAGACGTGAAGACGCTGATCAACCAG GTTGCACTCGACCGAGGCAACATGACAGTGAAAGGACCACTCTCAGCCCGAGACGCAAAAGGAGGAACCTCAGTGAATTT GGGATCATGCCTAATCCGGAAGAGATGGTTGTTATTGGCAACCTCACAAAAGCAAAGTCCGCTCTGGTGACTGAAGACAGCAATACTCAACTGGGTGAAGAACCCGTGTGTTCCGATCTACTGGCAGATCTTAACCTGCAACCCATCCCTGGGGTCACCACAAGTCCAAACTGTATACAGAGGCAAAAGAGACGGGAAAAAATTGTGCTAATCAGTGACA TGCTTGAAGACAGCGCTATATTTACTGCTATTGAGAATGAGAATGCATGCAATCCTGTTCTTAGGACTTTAGCAGAAGCTACTATTGCCTTAGTATATAG AGAGAATCCTCAACGTCTTGCTCAACTGAGGAAAAAGATTGCTGCTAATTGTACGTTGTAA
- the LOC135337330 gene encoding uncharacterized protein LOC135337330 encodes MGATNSKQATTVTLDLHVNEDKEEQSGIEQWVKESTEIRLMVTGKTGTGKSTLLNGIVGEKMFKEGETLKPETLTVDSHQTRRAGVDIIVFDTPGLQDGSGNEQAYLSAIKEKCVDIHLLLYCISMLETRSDLNAHNSAIKLITEALGPTIWENAVIILTYANVFERRLSDQGKNKIEKKDCFQEKINEWEAAARDSLRDAGVPNEIAQNVTAIPVGFAKKPHLVCQKYWLSNFWTESLSKMKEKAQAAMVKMSNDRFRNEEDIKPDDFDKDISDQPIVFKMLDKAVAAGAASAGAIVGMTTGALIGALLIGIPTFGVAAGAGLCLGGLIGGGIGSGGGAGVGLLVALYRRNKKKTKMMKMKKENFEQWVKELGGTPASVE; translated from the coding sequence ATGGGTGCAACTAACTCCAAGCAAGCCACTACTGTAACACTTGATTTACATGTAAATGAAGACAAGGAAGAACAAAGCGGGATAGAGCAGTGGGTCAAGGAAAGCACAGAGATAAGGCTTATGGTAACTGGAAAAACGGGTACCGGAAAATCTACTCTACTAAATGGGATTGTAGGAGAAAAAATGTTTAAAGAGGGTGAAACGCTTAAGCCAGAAACACTTACAGTAGATTCTCATCAAACACGTAGGGCAGGAGTTGACATCATAGTATTTGACACACCTGGATTGCAGGATGGCTCAGGCAATGAGCAAGCGTATCTGTCTGCAATAAAAGAGAAGTGTGTTGACATACATCTTTTGCTTTACTGTATCTCCATGCTCGAAACGCGGAGTGACCTAAATGCTCACAATTCTGCAATTAAACTTATTACAGAAGCACTGGGTCCTACTATCTGGGAAAATGCAGTCATAATTCTCACATATGCAAATGTGTTTGAGCGCCGATTGAGTGACCAGGGAAAAAACAAAATAGAAAAAAAAGATTGCTTCCAGGAGAAAATAAACGAATGGGAGGCTGCTGCAAGAGACTCCCTGAGAGACGCAGGTGTTCCAAATGAAATCGCACAAAATGTGACTGCTATCCCCGTTGGTTTTGCGAAAAAACCTCACTTAGTGTGCCAGAAGTACTGGCTGAGTAACTTTTGGACGGAGTCACTTTCGAAAATGAAAGAAAAAGCCCAAGCTGCAATGGTGAAAATGTCAAATGACAGATTTCGAAATGAAGAGGATATAAAACCAGATGATTTTGACAAAGATATCTCAGATCAGCCCATTGTTTTCAAAATGCTCgataaagctgtagctgcagGAGCTGCATCTGCTGGTGCCATTGTAGGAATGACTACGGGTGCTTTGATTGGTGCTTTATTAATAGGCATTCCTACATTTGGAGTGGCTGCTGGAGCTGGGCTTTGTCTAGGAGGATTGATAGGAGGTGGTATTGGAAGTGGTGGTGGTGCTGGGGTGGGGTTGCTTGTTGCTCTATATCGAAGGAACAAGAAgaagacaaagatgatgaaGATGAAAAAAGAAAATTTTGAACAGTGGGTTAAGGAATTGGGTGGAACTCCAGCTAGTGTAGAATAA